A single window of Nicotiana sylvestris chromosome 5, ASM39365v2, whole genome shotgun sequence DNA harbors:
- the LOC104213475 gene encoding uncharacterized protein, producing MASSGKEDQDQRKINGMEDSKTTIEFLRARLLAERSVSRTARQRADELSHRVSELEEQLKAVSVQRKKAEKATAAVLSILENHGINDASGEFSSGSDQETSLSDSKDAENKREGRKISSSVKEEEDDADTFSSSEISSSPSTARSLSWKSDKGSSRYLDRRKYTGSNRRRCNFAPSTGISSSKRVGKSCRRIRRRDTRSASDELQNSSAECASEARPSSANNGPQSLTDGAGNSDANQVQVTASGVSINGRREDKSDKDMERALNQQAQLIGQYEAEEKAQREWEEKYKESNSYTRDSCDPGNYSDVTEERDDLKASQEPCLVGRTSMQNHANKDGEANVPSTEKNGTTNNSTSTPHVDMGSLQHKGSSRIIKSDCPASEFARSMSNGNYLENHRQSFPVTCSPMHPLVHTTSCSGGSSLQAGQGFQRGYELALVSHNTSNVVGSVLWELEQAKHSLSEQINSLPPLRAGSSTVIMEHSIPTTRIQDRSEIPSLFRMPTDFQLEATTTASYPGLAPRFSSANYSPEPASYTFSTSPYMESQSNSIARNRLSAVSVRPYPEVSSSAPSYRPISETTLDAGLPSSVTFNPNSSSHVPFSSKFTYPTYPLCPGVVQNLSSGEVFSRNLPRNETGIPPSFSFPTLCPDVVPKLSSGEVFSRKFPKNERGIPPSFSVSRYDTHIRQNMYSS from the exons GAAAATCAATGGCATGGAAGATTCTAAAACAACAATTGAATTTCTCCGGGCGAGATTATTGGCTGAAAGATCTGTATCACGAACAGCAAGGCAGAGAGCTGATGAACTGTCACATAGG GTCTCAGAGCTCGAAGAGCAGTTAAAGGCCGTGTctgtacaaagaaagaaagctgagaaggccACAGCAGCTGTTCTGTCCATATTAGAGAACCATGGAATAAATGATGCTTCAGGGGAATTCAGTTCAGGCTCTGATCAGGAAACAAGCTTATCCGACTCAAAAGATGCTGAAAATAAAAGAGAGGGAAGGAAAATTTCGTCAAGCGtgaaagaggaagaagatgatgcGGACACATTCTCAAGTTCCGAGATTTCATCTTCTCCATCAACTGCCAGAAGTTTGTCGTGGAAAAGTGACAAAGGTTCTTCGCGTTATTTGGACAGGAGGAAATACACCGGTTCGAATAGGAGGAGATGTAACTTTGCACCGTCAACGGGCATCTCTTCTTCAAAACGGGTTGGCAAATCATGCCGACGGATAAGGCGCAGGGATACCAG ATCAGCTAGTGATGAGTTACAAAATAGTTCTGCTGAATGTGCCTCTGAGGCTCGCCCAAGTTCTGCTAACAATGGGCCTCAATCATTGACGGACGGTGCTGGTAACAGTGATGCAAATCAAGTGCAAGTGACTGCATCAGGTGTGTCAATAAATGGAAGACGAGAAGATAAGAGTGATAAAGACATGGAAAGAGCTTTAAATCAGCAAGCGCAACTTATAGGGCAATATGAAGCTGAGGAGAAAGCCCAGAGAGAATGGGAAGAGAAGTACAAAGAGAGTAACAGCTATACACgg GATTCGTGTGATCCTGGGAATTACTCGGATGTGACTGAAGAAAGAGATGACTTGAAAGCATCTCAGGAACCATGCTTAGTTGGACGAACCAGTATGCAAAATCATGCAAACAAGGATGGAGAAGCCAATGTTCCCTCTACTGAGAAAAATGGAACTACAAACAATTCAACATCTACCCCACATGTCGATATGGGCAGCTTGCAACATAAAGGAAGCAGCAGAATTATTAAATCAGATTGCCCAGCATCAGAGTTTGCACGTTCGATGTCTAATGGGAATTATTTAGAAAATCACAGGCAGTCTTTTCCTGTGACTTGTTCCCCCATGCACCCCCTAGTACATACTACCTCGTGTTCTGGAGGTAGCAGTTTGCAAGCAGGACAAGGTTTTCAAAGAGGTTATGAACTTGCCTTGGTGTCTCATAACACTTCGAATGTTGTAGGTTCTGTCCTGTGGGAACTTGAACAAGCTAAACATTCATTGAGTGAACAAATCAACAGCTTACCGCCATTAAGAGCTGGATCTTCTACCGTGATCATGGAACATTCTATTCCTACCACTAGAATTCAGGACAGATCAGAGATTCCTTCCCTTTTCAGAATGCCAACAGATTTTCAACTTGAAGCAACTACAACTGCCAGCTACCCGGGATTGGCCCCGAGATTCAGTTCAGCAAACTATTCTCCTGAACCTGCCTCCTACACATTCTCTACAAGTCCTTACATGGAGTCTCAATCAAATTCGATTGCCAGAAATAGGCTTTCTGCCGTTTCAGTGAGACCTTACCCTGAGGTCTCTTCTTCAGCTCCTTCATATAGGCCTATCTCTGAGACTACCTTAGATGCAGGCCTACCATCTTCAGTGACGTTTAATCCTAACTCGAGTTCACATGTTCCCTTCTCTAGCAAATTTACGTACCCGACCTATCCCTTGTGCCCAGGTGTGGTGCAAAATTTATCCTCAGGTGAAGTATTCTCAAGAAACCTTCCAAGAAATGAGACAGGTATACCGCCCTCATTTTCCTTTCCAACCTTGTGCCCAGATGTAGTGCCAAAATTATCGTCAGGTGAAGTGTTCTCGAGGAAATTTCCAAAGAATGAGAGAGGTATACCTCCCTCATTTTCCGTCTCACGTTATGATACTCATATCAGACAAAATATGTATAGTAGTTGA
- the LOC104213476 gene encoding NAC domain-containing protein 41-like, which yields MLPKAKLPMGFRFHPTDVELINFLKRYVHRGILPPDGDIEVAKIGVTEPWQIFGDSNSKEKTRYFVSKLKRFKNSTKKFSRTVGRGTWKDQSGGAPIKHGSKNIIVGFRRSLKYKSNIVKEQNDKWLMKEYILAEDYFKESNEDIIVLCKIKDKKMNEKKVDGNEIMEEEVDELVTSLSGSNEEKTWNWEGDSSGALTVPITDTGEQVEYIEVLERNHHQVTNNDMNQLALVNDVYDVMHTNEANTLITGTFENQGFEAYGQEQANYLAAGVEQNIDYQYADYSNDWFLSMINFEVLPEQDLGMQIDKPIK from the coding sequence ATGTTACCAAAAGCTAAGCTTCCGATGGGTTTTCGATTTCATCCCACTGATGTTGAGTTGATAAACTTTCTGAAACGTTACGTGCATCGCGGAATTTTGCCACCTGATGGTGATATTGAAGTAGCAAAAATCGGAGTCACAGAGCCATGGCAAATTTTTGGAGATTCAAATTCGAAGGAGAAAACACGTTACTTTGTTTCTAAATTGAAGAGATTCAAGAATTCAACTAAGAAATTTTCAAGGACAGTTGGGAGAGGAACTTGGAAAGACCAATCAGGTGGTGCACCTATTAAACATGGATCGAAGAATATTATTGTTGGCTTTAGGAGAAGTTTGAAATATAAAAGTAATATAGTAAAGGAGCAGAATGATAAGTGGTTGATGAAAGAATATATTTTGGCGGAGGATTATTTTAAGGAAAGCAATGAAGATATAATCGTTCTTTGCAAAATCAAAGACAAAAAAATGAATGAGAAAAAAGTGGATGGTAACGAGATCATGGAGGAAGAAGTTGACGAACTAGTCACTTCTTTATCAGGTAGTAACGAGGAAAAAACTTGGAATTGGGAGGGCGATTCTTCCGGTGCACTGACCGTACCCATAACCGACACAGGTGAACAAGTAGAGTATATTGAGGTACTTGAGAGAAATCATCATCAAGTTACCAACAACGACATGAACCAATTAGCCCTCGTAAATGACGTTTATGATGTGATGCACACAAATGAAGCAAATACTTTGATCACAGGCACTTTCGAAAATCAAGGATTTGAAGCTTATGGACAAGAACAAGCTAACTATTTGGCAGCTGGGGTTGAGCAAAATATTGATTATCAATATGCAGATTATAGCAACGATTGGTTCCTATCAATGATTAATTTCGAAGTATTACCAGAACAAGATTTAGGGATGCAAATAGATAAACCAATTAAGTGA